acttttaaatgtccttatttcttctgagaaatcctcacttcctgttcttctgtctgtaactccacccataatgcgaggctttcttcctggtgtggagaaagcctcttgagggggtgggggcgagcaggagtgtcaggacgcccactaacacacagctcctttctctatctgcaatgtagagagcatcatcccccccccccttaagaggctttctccacaccagggagaaagtgtcgcattactgtgtggagttacagacagaagaacaggaagtgaggatttctcataagaagaaataaggacatttaaaagcaaaatcgaaggataaggtaaatgaaggagggctgcactaaggtaaaggaagctatttagggaattttttacctttacaacccctttaatatgtgtatgtacatgaagccttatactCACAAAACTGCATATAAAATGAATCCAAGCAAGATCTGCGCTATCCACTGGATACAAATACTACTCAGCTGTTGAACCCATTCAACAACCAAATCACTGGCTGAACTGTGCATCCTGGCTTACGCGTTTCAAGGTCAAgtcctcttcatcagagctcctTTGTGAGTATAATAGGTTATTTAAAATACAGTTTTATTGAAGATATCACAATATTTATTATCACATCTTTGTTCTATAGTGCAAGGAATCCTCAGTCTGTGGATATCATTACTTACGTTTGTGAGAACATTGGAATAAACTATGAATGCAGATGAACGCACATTCAGTTGTATCTGACCCTCAGTGATTCTATGGGCCAGCTCTCTTGGCACCATGTGTTATACACTTGAAAGCCTTTTCTATAAAATTGTCTTAGCAATTTTGTTTAAAAGGTAGGTCTCTTGGTTTTCCCCCAATTGCTCAGCTTGCAGCTGACATGCAGAATGTGATCAGACATGTGCATAGTCAATCTGTACACATACTAGGACCAGAGGAAACTACGCAAACACAGGGAGAACTTGAAAGCTATATGTAGTGTCCTGGCTGAAATTCtaaccaaggaccccagtgctgcaaggcataaGTGCTAATCACTAAGCCACTATGCTGCTCAGAACTTTAAATACAAGCAcctgaccgaggaactcgattggcgaaacacatcgttttcctcgtcgagttccttgttaggctgtcggaaCTCGacgaggcaagtttctccattcccgtagaggaaatagagaacatgctctctttttggctcgtcgagtttctcgacagtttcctcgacgaaaatgtacacacgaccggtctcctcggcaaaaaaatatctcccagcaagtttcttgctggtttttgccgagaaactcggtcgtgtgtacgaggcttcaatagCAGAATTGTATCCCTCTACCACTTAAGTCCTGACAGTTTGTATTTATTTAACATCATGCAGACAGTGGTGTTATAAGATATAGATGAGCTTACAAGGTTCTGCATGCAAAAACTATAATTATTTTCTGTTATGAATTGTACATGTCTACAAGGAAATGTGAAAATATATTTGTTCTTAGGTAGTTTAATTGAGGAAAAGACTCCTCGAGTAAAAATAGAGGATTTTAGTCATTATGGGGGAAACCTTCATATAGAAAAGGCTCCTCAATGATATTAAATTCCTGTACCATGTGGAATGTTATTAATAATATaggataattatattatttttaatataataaatagttattatttttttcttgctaaGTCAAATGTGGATTTTCAGTTTTTAATAATGCTGCTTTTTGAATTCCTCAGAAACTATTTGTAGCTATTTGCTATTTGCGGCTTAAATATATGGGAGAAAGTATAGTGTACATTGATACTGGCtgatttttaaaaatgacatagttacatagtaggtgaggtcgaaaaaaaagacacaagtctatcaagtccaacctgtgtgtgtgtgattatatgtcagtactgtattacattgtatatccctgtatgttgtggtcggtTTTCGAAAACCTTATATAAAACTGGTATTCCTGAGTTCTCCCGATAATGTTACAAATTCCCCTACAAGAGAAGGCAATAAATTGTCTTCTCTAGAATATTGCTAGTAAGTGTGGTGCATCCACATAGTAAATACAGTATGATGgtatactgatatatatatatatcatggtgCTTCTATTTTGGtgaactacaggcataccccacttttaagtacacaatggggtttatttactaaaggctcaggctcacttctgcatagaaaccaatgagcttctaaccccagcttgttcaattaagctttggtagtaaaacctggaagctcattggtttctatgcagaagtgagcctgattttgcactctccagctttagcaaATAAACACCATTgcatacttaaaagtggggtatgcctgtacaaatCTAATCATACCCAGTAAAATAGATTACGTTATTCTTTTTAACATAATTTTTGTAATATGTGGCTCAATTTTAAGGGATCACGGGTTCATTTTTGAATACGCATAGCGCTgtcgaatgaaaaaaataataatataatattgtcATTCTGTCTGGATTGGCCTGAAAAACCAATGAATGGATCCAGTTCGAATGCttttgtgaaaggggccctatGAATTACACAGTTAGCCAGGATGAAATAAGACACAAGTCTATATAGTTTAATCAAAAgagaatttgtttaaaaaaaactccaaatACAGAACATTATAtccacagttgattcagaggaatgcaaaaaaacaacaacaaaaaaaccctTATAGCGTGGTCCTGTTTGCTTCACCAGGAGGAAAATAATTCCTTCCTTGTCCCCTAAAGCAATCAGATATTCCTtggaatattttatttattgggcTTTATTTAATAATTTTACAAACAGAACAATAATGCACACATATCCATAGCACTTAGACAAGTTTCTTCAGCCTAATATAGTCATAAAAATCAAATATGGCTTCTAACTAGCTGCTTTGTGTTGCTAAAATGTCCAAACTTgtggaatttttctttttaacaaattAGTATTTATGACTGATGTGAATTTGCAATATGTACgtaaatcgctgtataaattgtcGGTGCTATATgaatgcctttaataaatcaatctGATAGAgcgtaagctcttatgagcagggccattttaaccctcttgtattttattatattgtaactgtactgcctcCCTTTAGAGTGTAAAGCACTGtgaaaactgttggtgctatgtaaatcctgtatagtaataataataatgtccaatTATGCATTATAGTGTCTTGTGTGGATATGGTGGAGAAGGTCCAACGCCCTCTGGTGTCCAGACTGGTGCATGTCAGGGAAGAGTCACCTGGAAGCTCTGAACAAGACTCACAATATTCTTTGGGAAGAGGAAAACTTGATGAATCAAGGACAGGAGGAGGTAATGGGAATGGAATGATGGGTCGTCCAGCTGCTGCCAATGCTGCCCGTGAGAGAAACAGAGTGCAGACCTTACGCCACGCTTTCCTGGAGCTACAGCGGACACTACCTTCTGTGCCCccagacacaaagttgtccaagcTGGATGTTCTCATACTTGCTACAACCTACATTGCCCACCTTACCCGCAGTCTCCAGGAGGAGGATGAGAGCAGCCACAACCACCCATCCACCAGCCCAAGCAGCTCCAACAGCCTCAGTCCAGATCTTCTTGGGTCTTTACACAGTGGAGATGGATACCTACATCCTGTCAAGGTGAGTTATATTGTCTATTTTTGAGTTATATAGTGTGTAACTGTTTTCATTAAAATTACAGTCCAGTGAAAACTGAAATTTAAACAATGATATAAAGATGCCTTAAAGAGCAATTCCAGGCATCAAGAAAAGCAATTAATTGTAGGTGTTCTCAGATTCACCTGGCTTGACAAAAGTTGATTTTAAAATCTGTTTATCACTGTGGAATAATATCTATTAAAAGCcgtcactaataataataataataataataataatatattcaaGCAGTTGTGGGTACTGTGGTTGCTTCAATACAGTAGCCAGcagtggagattcctccatccactctGTAAGTGTGGAAGGTGGAATCAATTGATTTTCAAAGCATGTACGATTACCAAAGGTGtgagcacagggtgtgccggctgTGCCCAGGCACGATCTAATCACCCCATACACATTAGTattatcgctctgtgtagcagcaggaacatgtGAAAGATCTACCTCTTATGCTCTTCTTTTTCACTGTgccagcagggagatcaatgtaccGGGATGATATATGTGTAGACACACAGCtaccctaatgcaataagctgtGCACAGCTATGTTACCCTAACTGTACTGATTAGAATGTTGCAGCCATTCTCATCCAGGGTTCCATTGAACCATAGACTTCCTCCAGATGTTGCTTGAGTTTCATAAGCCATGGCAGATCAGTTCCTCATTTGATGATGCCTGCATAGTTCTGGGGACAACGTGAGTTGGCAAAGTCAGTGGCATAACCCCCAAGAATCCTTTTAGCTGTGTGTAAGGCACCAACAATGTAAGGAGGCACCTCTTCACTGACCAATGATGTAAGAGAGTCTGTATGTTTCTTTTCTGGATATTCATTATTACCTTTCATCTTAATTTTGTGattattacttaaagcgggggttcacccaaaaaaaatattttttaaattgcatctagcagagccagcatactaaggacattacatttcggcaggttttttttttttttctcggtacatacctttatatcctgatgttgtccagggcttccgggttccgatgactgcaggactgggcgttcctatccttccattcgatgattgacgtcttgtgaaacaggtgacctgtcgcacaacgcgcgtcaccagacgacgggaaagagccgagctgcgagtcggcactatacggtgcctgcgcagtcagctctacacggcgggcgcaggcgccgtatagtgccaactcttagctcgggtatttccgtaattctggtgacgcgcgttgtgcgacaggtcacctgtttcacaagacgtcaatcatcgaacggaaggataggaacgcccagtcccgcagtcatcggaaccctgaggctgggaggctgggataggaacgcccagtcctggagtcgtcagaacgcggaagccctggacaaaatccggatataaaggtaagtacagagcaaaaaaaaaaaaaactgccgaaatgAAATCTCATTACTATtgtacttttaatgtaaaaaaatcgtttttagggtgaacctccacttaaaaaagtatttttgaaaTTAGAGGGTTTAAGTGTCAAGATATATCCACAATTAGTGGATTCTCTAGGTATGCCATATTCTTTtactgtttcaaatattttattgaattttataattatcaacaaaattccattaacagagcatatactaatattaataaaaatataatagaaatagaTTTTCCATTAACGgaacatgtacaatagtatagcagaaaaaggcgtaatcattcaggaaagtaactcttataaatgtaaatgaaaataacctagcggattgtaggataagattatgtaacatgaagtgtcataatcatagcttcatggcagcATTTGACGACAGGTAATTGAGAAATTAAGTtgattgaaataatataatataattatgtcaTCTATGAAGAGAATAGAATTGAATGAACCTATAGAGAAATATAAAGTTAATGTGTTGTAGAATAGctggtagatatgtgcattcccgttcgtacgaatgttattttcgtacgaaaatgttcattttcgtacccgcagaataatgtgtacatacgaaaacaTTTAAGCATCAAAATacaaaaacgacgggattacgaatgagtcgcataacgaacaaccgcaaatacgaaccaacgatccgacgaaaatacgacaaatgaaaacggcaaaagaacgaatatgacatctataacaaaagacttgcattctgtattttgtttgaatccttgttctgttcgtattttgattttcagtcgtatgttcatatgacatctataacaaaagattttcattctgtattttgtttgaatcctttttctgtttgtatgttcatatgacatcttataacacaagatttgtattctgtattctgaattccttttttctgttcgtaatttggtttcaaaatacagaatgtaaatcttttgttatagatgtaattttcgttttttttaatggacagtgagtgtagttagttagtgaagcagcttctcttttgtgctgagtacagtagtacagtaaagccaaataaacttttctgtggattttagtctgaagggagagatcagttggccagacttttgaacccaaaaatggttttctgatgagtttaaaaacgaacgagcgttcggtaaaacgatcggttttatgtttgttgttaaaaaagtctgaccaagtgtatggggcttaacaatagttaatatggatgagccgcgtgttaaaAAGTGCCGCGAATctcgcgatatatttacgaaagtacaaaatgacgaaaattcatgaaaattattgtctaacaagtaacgaacatgaattaaacagaataacgaaccatccagcatgtatgaaaataaaacggtaaccaaaatacgaaacgatcggaatacgaaaaaatctcgtcgtacgaaaaacgaacgggaacgaacaggaaaacgggcgtcttacgaaaaacgaacgggaacgaacctacggaatgatacgaaacggaacaaaaaaaacgaaaattttttctgtgcacatgtctaatagccgGGGGAATAAATTAGGCTAAAGCAGGGCCAAGTTCCTTCTCTTGGCTTAGCTTTATCTGGTGCAAAGGTCAAAAATCCCAACCATTCAAAGCATCTTCTATTACAGTTGGTATATCAGATAATTAACAAGAATAAACCTAGCAGAGGGGGTAGccatattcttttatttattattatgtctGTAACTTACTGATCTTTATAATGTACTGTAAACAGTAGAAATCATTTTAAGCTGGGGTTCCcttgggtaaaaaggttgagaaaggctgatctagtATACtatgtagcaaaaaaaataaatgagtaGAGCTTTGAGTACTTCTCCCAGATGCAATCAAAACACAAATAAGCAAATACAGAAAAATGAAATCAGAAAACAAAATTATAACAAACAACCATAATTTTATTAGCCAAAATCTGTTATTTAAAAGCCACGAGAAGGGGTAACCACTTGTAATGTAGTACACTACTGGTGATAACCTTAGAGTCAGTTGATATGCACTcatctagctgctgccataacaccgATATTTAACGTTAAagtaattatgtatatatatatatatatatatatatatatatatatatatatactgagggcgatcggcaagtggttacgTTTCTTTCTGATTCTTTTTCTACCTGCTTACTTGTGTTTTGATTGAATCTAGGAGAAGTACACAAAGCTCTCTCTTTTCTTaggatgggttcacactattgtgaattggatacagggaacgcaatagcaggagaatgtgaatggctctctatggagccggttcacatatctccgctgcagctctggtgcgaatttgcacaggagctccatgcgtcttttggtctgtttcaggtccgaattcagtcaaaaatccggtctgaaatcggacctgaaacttcca
This window of the Rana temporaria chromosome 13, aRanTem1.1, whole genome shotgun sequence genome carries:
- the LOC120920124 gene encoding transcription factor 24-like, encoding MVEKVQRPLVSRLVHVREESPGSSEQDSQYSLGRGKLDESRTGGGNGNGMMGRPAAANAARERNRVQTLRHAFLELQRTLPSVPPDTKLSKLDVLILATTYIAHLTRSLQEEDESSHNHPSTSPSSSNSLSPDLLGSLHSGDGYLHPVKVSYIVYF